A stretch of Noviherbaspirillum cavernae DNA encodes these proteins:
- a CDS encoding WD40/YVTN/BNR-like repeat-containing protein, which produces MNDRALLATRKGLFELTRSNGRWHIAPAGFVGEPLSMVLHDRRDGTQYAALNLGHFGVKLHRRDSDAQQWTEIAVPAYPPQPEPRGTDVEWKLSMIWSLVAGGTDEPGVLWAGTLPGGLFRSRDRGDSWELMRALWDVPGRSEWFGGGYDTPGIHSICVDPRDSRHVLVGISCGGAWTTRDGGASWTVTASGMRAAYMPPEREEEPGIQDPHRIVQCPSAPDVLWCQHHNGIWRSTDAAASWQEIGQQVKPLMSDFGFAVAAHPHDAQTAWFAPAAADQQRIPVDAALCVTRTRDGGQSFDVLRKGLPQQDCYDLVYRHGLAVADDGNTLLMGSTTGGLWASDDGGDNWQTVAMTLPPIYALRFV; this is translated from the coding sequence ATGAACGACCGCGCACTGCTCGCCACCCGCAAGGGACTGTTCGAACTCACGCGCAGCAATGGCCGCTGGCACATCGCGCCCGCCGGCTTTGTCGGCGAGCCGCTGTCGATGGTCCTGCATGACCGGCGCGACGGCACGCAATATGCCGCGCTCAACCTCGGCCATTTCGGCGTCAAGCTGCACCGGCGCGACAGCGATGCGCAGCAATGGACCGAGATCGCCGTGCCCGCCTATCCGCCGCAACCGGAGCCACGCGGCACCGATGTCGAATGGAAACTGAGCATGATCTGGTCGCTCGTCGCCGGCGGCACCGACGAGCCGGGCGTGCTGTGGGCCGGCACGCTGCCCGGCGGCCTGTTCCGCTCGCGCGATCGCGGCGATTCATGGGAACTGATGCGCGCGCTGTGGGATGTGCCGGGCCGCAGCGAATGGTTCGGCGGCGGCTACGACACGCCCGGCATCCATTCGATCTGCGTCGATCCACGCGACAGCCGGCATGTGCTGGTCGGCATTTCCTGCGGCGGCGCATGGACCACGCGCGACGGCGGCGCAAGCTGGACGGTGACCGCCTCCGGCATGCGCGCCGCCTACATGCCGCCCGAGCGCGAAGAGGAACCCGGCATCCAGGACCCGCACCGCATCGTGCAATGCCCGAGCGCGCCCGACGTGCTGTGGTGCCAGCATCACAACGGCATCTGGCGCTCGACCGACGCCGCCGCGTCGTGGCAGGAGATCGGGCAACAGGTCAAGCCGCTCATGTCCGATTTCGGCTTCGCGGTCGCCGCGCACCCGCACGATGCGCAGACGGCATGGTTCGCGCCTGCCGCTGCGGATCAGCAGCGCATCCCGGTCGATGCCGCCCTGTGCGTGACACGCACGCGCGACGGCGGCCAATCGTTCGACGTCTTGCGCAAGGGTTTGCCGCAGCAGGATTGCTACGACCTCGTCTACCGCCACGGGCTGGCAGTGGCCGACGATGGCAACACGCTGCTGATGGGATCGACCACTGGCGGATTATGGGCGTCGGACGATGGCGGCGACAACTGGCAGACGGTGGCCATGACGCTGCCGCCGATTTATGCGCTGCGGTTTGTGTGA
- a CDS encoding MoaD/ThiS family protein, giving the protein MPTLIFTQQLRRFTDVPEVNSAATDLRAALEDAFRINPQLRGYILDEQGHLRRHVVIFIDGRRVHDRVALNDPLSLNSSIHVLQALSGG; this is encoded by the coding sequence ATGCCTACACTCATTTTCACCCAGCAGTTGCGGCGCTTCACCGACGTGCCGGAAGTCAACAGCGCGGCGACGGACCTGCGTGCCGCACTCGAAGACGCGTTCCGCATCAATCCCCAGCTGCGCGGCTACATTCTCGATGAACAAGGACACCTGCGCCGCCATGTGGTGATCTTCATCGACGGCCGGCGCGTGCATGACCGCGTAGCATTGAACGACCCGCTCTCCCTCAACAGCAGCATCCACGTATTGCAAGCCTTGTCAGGAGGTTGA
- a CDS encoding VOC family protein, with amino-acid sequence MHRSRLGNIVIDCQTDDLLSEAHFWSAALGYPLPEDLDAAGKFIQLVTPPNDVQVIIQRVSHEARAHLDIETDSIDSEVARLEHLGATVVSRNNGWVVMQAPSGHRFCVGSPYRGGFDQGANTWE; translated from the coding sequence ATGCATAGAAGCAGGTTGGGAAACATCGTCATCGATTGCCAAACGGACGATTTGCTATCAGAGGCTCACTTCTGGAGTGCCGCACTGGGATACCCGCTGCCCGAGGATTTAGATGCAGCTGGCAAATTTATTCAGCTCGTAACGCCACCGAACGACGTGCAGGTCATCATTCAGAGAGTCAGTCATGAGGCGCGGGCCCATCTGGATATTGAGACAGACTCAATAGACTCAGAGGTCGCGCGCCTGGAACACCTCGGAGCAACAGTCGTGTCCCGCAATAATGGATGGGTAGTCATGCAAGCGCCAAGCGGGCATCGGTTCTGCGTTGGCAGCCCCTACCGTGGCGGCTTCGATCAGGGAGCCAACACATGGGAATGA
- a CDS encoding cysteine dioxygenase, whose product MLDLIEQAGTFLEPQHYRSSDAGYTRNLIFNAPDESLSLYSIVWLPGQWTPVHDHGSWGVVGVVEGVLEERSYVRLSPDRGANEEIDLVRGGTVLLRHGAVTSFVPNPDHIHVTGVPAERSRAVSLHLYGRTMTSFNLYDVGARTRRRMDVAHNES is encoded by the coding sequence ATGCTCGATCTGATCGAGCAGGCTGGTACTTTTCTGGAGCCACAACACTATCGGAGTAGCGATGCGGGCTACACGCGGAACCTCATCTTCAATGCGCCGGACGAAAGCCTCTCTCTTTACTCCATCGTCTGGCTTCCGGGCCAATGGACGCCTGTACACGATCACGGAAGCTGGGGCGTCGTCGGCGTGGTCGAAGGTGTTTTGGAGGAACGCAGCTATGTGAGGCTGTCGCCGGATCGCGGGGCCAATGAAGAGATCGATCTCGTGCGCGGCGGCACCGTCCTGCTGCGACACGGCGCGGTGACGAGCTTCGTACCGAACCCCGATCACATTCACGTCACCGGAGTTCCGGCTGAGCGGTCCCGCGCTGTCAGTCTGCACCTTTACGGTCGGACGATGACCAGCTTCAACCTATACGATGTTGGAGCCCGTACCCGGCGGCGCATGGATGTCGCACACAACGAAAGCTGA
- a CDS encoding phospholipase D family protein, which yields MLLILFLSAGLLTGCNPLPSLEGRSVSTVVTDTNDTPLGVAISPLTAAHPGKAGIYPLVDAHNAFGARVLLAQAAVRTLDIQYYIWRGDMTGTLLFDALRKAADRGVRVRLMLDDLGSLGLDATLAALDAHPNIEVRLFNPFANRRFPWGGFLTDFSRLNRRMHHKSFTADSQATIIGGRNVGDEYFAATDDFLFADLDVIAVGPVVKDVSHEFDRYWASESAYPIDRLLGPAGETPLQDVGAAASFVEKNPAATEYLDAIKESAFMLALLRGTLPLEWAKTQMVSDDPLKGLGKAPPEAMLPVKLRRIIGDPEKEVDLVSPYFVPTAVGVDAFAAMSRRGVTVRILTNALEATDVAVVHSGYARRRKPLLQEGVILYEFKRIADMPVHPKGPRLISSASGSSLHAKTFSVDRSRVFVGSLNFDPRSANLNTEMGFVIESPILAARIDDAFKMLVPLNAYEVRLDDNGSLYWLERVDGKEVRHDTEPGTTFWKRTAVWLLSLLPIEWML from the coding sequence TTGCTGCTCATCCTGTTCCTGTCCGCAGGCCTGCTGACCGGATGCAATCCTTTGCCCTCACTCGAAGGACGCAGTGTGTCGACTGTCGTCACGGACACGAACGATACGCCGCTTGGCGTGGCGATTTCTCCGTTGACCGCCGCGCATCCGGGCAAGGCCGGCATCTATCCGCTGGTCGATGCGCACAATGCCTTTGGCGCGCGCGTGCTGCTGGCGCAAGCCGCCGTGCGCACACTGGATATCCAGTACTACATCTGGCGCGGCGACATGACGGGGACCTTGCTGTTCGACGCGTTGCGCAAGGCGGCGGATCGCGGGGTGCGCGTGCGCTTGATGCTCGACGATCTGGGTTCGTTGGGGCTCGATGCGACACTCGCTGCGCTGGATGCGCACCCGAATATCGAAGTGCGCCTGTTCAATCCCTTCGCCAACCGGAGGTTTCCGTGGGGCGGCTTTCTCACGGATTTTTCGCGGCTGAACCGGCGCATGCATCATAAATCCTTCACCGCCGATAGCCAGGCGACCATCATCGGCGGCCGCAATGTCGGCGACGAATATTTCGCCGCGACCGACGATTTCCTGTTCGCCGATCTCGATGTGATCGCGGTCGGCCCGGTGGTCAAGGACGTGTCGCATGAGTTCGACCGCTATTGGGCCAGCGAATCGGCCTATCCGATCGATCGATTGCTGGGACCCGCCGGCGAAACGCCGCTGCAGGATGTCGGTGCGGCTGCATCGTTCGTGGAGAAAAATCCGGCAGCCACGGAGTATCTCGACGCGATCAAGGAATCGGCATTCATGCTGGCGTTGCTGAGGGGAACGCTGCCCCTGGAGTGGGCAAAGACGCAGATGGTCAGCGACGATCCGCTCAAGGGTCTGGGGAAGGCGCCGCCCGAAGCGATGCTGCCAGTCAAGCTCAGGCGGATCATCGGCGATCCGGAAAAGGAGGTCGATCTGGTGTCGCCGTATTTCGTGCCGACCGCTGTCGGGGTGGACGCGTTTGCGGCGATGAGCAGGCGCGGGGTGACGGTCCGCATCCTGACCAATGCGCTGGAGGCCACCGACGTCGCGGTCGTGCACTCCGGTTATGCCAGGCGACGCAAGCCTCTGCTGCAGGAAGGCGTGATCCTGTATGAATTCAAGCGCATCGCGGACATGCCGGTTCACCCGAAAGGCCCGCGCCTGATCAGCAGCGCGTCCGGATCGAGCCTGCACGCAAAGACGTTTTCGGTCGACCGCTCCAGGGTATTCGTCGGCTCCCTCAATTTCGATCCCCGCTCCGCCAACCTCAATACGGAGATGGGCTTCGTGATCGAGAGTCCGATACTGGCCGCGCGCATCGACGATGCGTTCAAGATGCTGGTGCCGCTCAACGCGTATGAAGTGCGGCTGGACGACAACGGAAGCCTCTATTGGCTCGAAAGAGTGGACGGCAAGGAGGTGCGGCACGATACCGAACCGGGCACGACGTTCTGGAAGCGCACCGCCGTCTGGCTGCTGTCGCTTTTGCCTATTGAATGGATGTTGTGA
- the selD gene encoding selenide, water dikinase SelD yields MNAPGESLIKLTSFSHGGGCGCKIAPGVLADILKRSSGFPVPKELMVGIETSDDAAVYKLNDEQALVATTDFFMPIVDDPFDFGRIAATNALSDVYAMGGTPIMALALVGMPINKLPVEVIGDIIRGGESICAEAGIPVAGGHTIDSVEPIYGLVALGLVHPSKVKRNADAKAGDKLILGKPLGVGILSAALKKNALDADGYAAMIANTTKLNKPGTALAGMHGVHAMTDVTGFGLLGHLLELARGARLTARLNMQGVPLLPQVQALAERGFVTGASTRNWAGYGHEVTLADGITPAQQALLTDPQTSGGLLVSCHADAVDEVLALFRCEGFEHAAVIGEMAAGAPGVTVSM; encoded by the coding sequence ATGAACGCACCCGGCGAATCCCTCATCAAGCTCACTTCCTTTTCCCACGGCGGCGGCTGCGGCTGCAAGATCGCGCCCGGCGTGCTGGCCGACATATTGAAACGTTCCTCCGGTTTTCCGGTGCCGAAAGAATTGATGGTCGGCATCGAAACCTCGGACGATGCCGCCGTCTACAAGCTCAACGACGAGCAGGCGCTGGTGGCGACCACCGATTTCTTCATGCCGATCGTCGATGACCCTTTCGACTTCGGCCGCATCGCCGCCACCAATGCCCTGTCCGATGTGTACGCGATGGGCGGCACGCCGATCATGGCGCTCGCGCTGGTGGGCATGCCGATCAACAAGCTGCCGGTGGAAGTCATCGGCGACATCATCCGGGGCGGCGAATCGATCTGCGCGGAAGCCGGCATCCCGGTCGCGGGCGGCCACACCATCGATTCGGTGGAACCGATCTACGGCCTCGTCGCGCTCGGTCTTGTTCATCCCTCGAAGGTCAAGCGCAATGCGGATGCAAAGGCAGGGGACAAGCTCATCCTCGGCAAGCCGCTGGGCGTCGGCATCCTCTCTGCGGCATTGAAGAAGAACGCGCTGGATGCGGACGGCTACGCCGCGATGATCGCCAACACGACGAAGCTCAACAAGCCCGGCACGGCATTGGCCGGCATGCACGGCGTGCATGCGATGACCGACGTCACCGGCTTCGGCCTCCTGGGGCACCTGCTGGAACTGGCGCGCGGCGCGCGTTTGACGGCGCGGCTGAACATGCAGGGCGTGCCCCTGCTGCCGCAGGTGCAGGCGCTGGCGGAACGCGGCTTCGTCACCGGCGCATCGACGCGCAACTGGGCCGGATACGGGCATGAGGTCACGCTGGCGGACGGCATCACGCCGGCGCAGCAGGCATTGCTGACCGATCCGCAGACTTCCGGCGGCTTGCTGGTGTCGTGCCATGCAGACGCAGTAGACGAGGTGCTGGCGCTGTTCAGGTGCGAAGGGTTTGAACACGCGGCGGTAATCGGCGAGATGGCGGCGGGAGCGCCCGGCGTGACGGTGAGCATGTGA
- a CDS encoding DUF1428 domain-containing protein, with amino-acid sequence MSYVDGFVIAVPTANKEIYKQHAEAAAVVFKEHGALKLVECWGDDVPEGKITSFPMAVQCKPDETVCFSWIIWPSRKVRDQGMEASMADPRLQQSMNPMPFDGKRMIYGGFEMIVDL; translated from the coding sequence ATGTCATACGTTGATGGGTTTGTCATTGCCGTGCCAACGGCAAACAAGGAAATCTACAAGCAGCATGCAGAGGCTGCTGCTGTCGTCTTCAAGGAGCATGGGGCACTCAAGTTGGTCGAGTGCTGGGGCGACGATGTGCCTGAGGGAAAAATCACTTCCTTTCCCATGGCCGTTCAATGCAAGCCGGATGAAACCGTTTGTTTTTCCTGGATCATCTGGCCCTCGCGCAAAGTGCGTGACCAAGGCATGGAGGCATCCATGGCCGATCCACGATTGCAGCAAAGCATGAATCCGATGCCGTTTGACGGCAAGCGCATGATCTATGGCGGTTTCGAAATGATCGTGGATCTGTGA
- a CDS encoding DUF3885 domain-containing protein, translated as MNGRPRFGRMPGFAANPIAPHCALGDESIAGDGRSRGVEPAAETAVESACRFLHFHQYCEKTQYPAREASLQTVFKGMSSAALYGTRQIMETTSCWINQVNHLMSAPTISEIWHSSFGTALPAGYLCRTTLPDRWMRIHSLPESKRYPETEIERSEILRRQNAAACYALGEDAECILFITQYGESRHWPDYYVEGSRYAPEFLMLDSLAPEYVQSYERGQDGPMQFFATRQRWRTGAFDKLILMCADGIAGPYLFANTDKRNAYAPYDGGADLFFSASDAVSEARRTFSNWLSTTESGL; from the coding sequence ATGAATGGGCGTCCTCGTTTTGGGAGGATGCCGGGCTTTGCAGCCAACCCTATTGCGCCGCACTGCGCTTTGGGTGACGAGTCCATTGCTGGTGACGGACGCAGTCGCGGAGTTGAGCCTGCAGCCGAGACGGCTGTAGAATCGGCTTGCCGGTTTTTGCATTTCCATCAATACTGCGAAAAAACACAGTACCCTGCTCGGGAAGCAAGTCTGCAAACCGTTTTCAAAGGGATGTCGAGTGCTGCCTTATACGGCACACGCCAGATTATGGAGACAACATCATGCTGGATAAATCAAGTTAACCACCTCATGTCAGCACCAACTATCTCCGAGATTTGGCACTCTTCCTTTGGCACGGCACTGCCCGCTGGGTACCTGTGCCGAACGACACTGCCAGATCGATGGATGCGGATACACAGCCTTCCTGAGTCAAAAAGGTACCCGGAGACAGAAATTGAGCGTAGCGAAATCTTGCGTCGCCAAAACGCAGCCGCTTGCTACGCATTGGGTGAAGATGCTGAGTGCATCCTCTTCATCACCCAATACGGCGAAAGCCGACACTGGCCAGACTACTATGTTGAAGGCTCAAGATACGCCCCTGAATTCTTGATGTTAGATAGTCTCGCACCCGAGTACGTGCAATCGTATGAGAGGGGGCAGGACGGTCCAATGCAGTTCTTTGCAACCCGTCAGCGTTGGCGCACAGGTGCCTTTGATAAACTCATTTTGATGTGTGCCGACGGAATTGCGGGACCCTATCTGTTTGCGAATACCGATAAGCGCAACGCATATGCGCCATACGACGGTGGTGCAGACTTGTTCTTTTCAGCTTCAGATGCCGTCAGTGAGGCACGTCGGACATTTTCGAACTGGCTCTCGACAACTGAGAGCGGTCTATGA
- a CDS encoding metal-dependent hydrolase family protein — protein sequence MPNGDTDFPLRCSWIEAAHWPYSSIHRDIARGQLHAVWVTNPLLVTDAVAEWSLQPWRLQTRLAGFCVSINAAQKHSTLLGKQTCKPFSKGCRVLRYTATPDSGDNLMLDKSNWASGARCEYGLEHMSQNLKRGKYRQLVLAALLAGLCHAGQAQEPQRETPSVSSGGAVTLFQNVRVFDGKSGTLSGPQNVLVRGNKIERVSTAPIPSDRSAGTVLIDGSGRTLMPGLIDAHWHTMLVRPTPAALLTGDIGHLNLAAGAEATATLMRGFTTVRDMGGPAFGLKRAIDEGTVAGPRIFPSGAIITVTSGHGDFRQPFEVPRTVGAPLTRQELLGAAMIADSPDEVRVRVREQLMLGASQIKLTAGGGVASPHSPLDASTFTEAELRAAVEAAENWGTYVTVHAYTPVSIRRAIAAGVKCIEHAHLMDEATAKLIAEKGIWLSTQPFPDELADAFPPGSLERAKAMEVFAGTDRTFALAKKYKIKTAFGTDILFSQKLAQRHGELLAKLVRWYTPAETLVMATGTNAQLLALSGKRNPYPGKLGVVEEGALADLLLVDGDPIANIKLIEDPEKNLLVIMKDGRIYKNSLGK from the coding sequence TTGCCGAACGGCGATACTGATTTTCCGCTGCGCTGCTCCTGGATCGAGGCAGCGCATTGGCCGTATTCGTCAATTCATCGAGACATTGCGAGAGGACAACTGCATGCGGTTTGGGTGACGAATCCATTGCTGGTGACGGACGCTGTCGCGGAGTGGAGCCTGCAACCGTGGCGACTGCAGACTCGGCTTGCCGGTTTTTGCGTTTCCATTAATGCGGCGCAAAAACACAGCACCCTGCTCGGGAAGCAAACCTGCAAACCGTTTTCAAAGGGATGTCGAGTGCTGCGCTATACGGCCACACCAGATTCTGGAGACAACCTCATGCTGGATAAATCAAATTGGGCGTCGGGCGCAAGGTGCGAATATGGATTGGAACATATGAGCCAGAATCTGAAACGCGGGAAATATCGGCAGTTGGTATTGGCGGCGCTCCTGGCCGGTCTTTGCCACGCCGGCCAGGCGCAAGAACCGCAGAGGGAGACCCCTTCCGTTTCTTCAGGCGGCGCGGTCACGCTGTTTCAGAACGTCCGGGTTTTCGACGGCAAGAGCGGCACTCTTTCGGGGCCGCAAAACGTCCTGGTGCGCGGCAACAAGATCGAGCGCGTCTCCACGGCTCCGATCCCGTCCGATCGAAGCGCTGGCACTGTGCTCATCGACGGCAGCGGACGCACGCTGATGCCCGGGCTGATCGACGCGCACTGGCACACGATGCTGGTGCGGCCGACGCCCGCAGCGCTGCTCACAGGGGACATCGGCCACCTCAATCTCGCGGCAGGCGCTGAGGCGACTGCCACGCTGATGCGCGGATTCACCACCGTTCGCGACATGGGCGGGCCGGCCTTCGGGCTCAAACGCGCCATCGACGAGGGCACCGTCGCCGGCCCGCGCATCTTCCCGTCCGGCGCCATCATCACCGTCACCAGCGGTCACGGCGACTTCCGCCAGCCGTTCGAAGTGCCGCGCACCGTCGGCGCGCCGCTGACGCGCCAGGAGCTGCTCGGAGCCGCCATGATCGCGGACAGTCCGGATGAAGTCCGCGTGCGCGTGCGCGAGCAGCTCATGCTGGGCGCCTCGCAAATCAAGCTGACGGCCGGTGGAGGCGTGGCGTCGCCGCACAGCCCGCTCGACGCGTCCACCTTTACCGAGGCCGAGCTGCGCGCCGCCGTTGAAGCCGCCGAGAACTGGGGCACGTATGTCACCGTGCACGCGTACACGCCCGTTTCGATCCGGCGGGCAATCGCCGCCGGCGTGAAGTGCATCGAACACGCCCACCTGATGGACGAAGCAACCGCCAAACTGATTGCCGAGAAGGGCATCTGGTTGAGCACTCAGCCGTTTCCCGACGAACTGGCCGACGCGTTTCCGCCCGGCTCGCTAGAGCGAGCCAAGGCGATGGAGGTGTTCGCCGGTACGGACAGAACCTTCGCGCTGGCGAAGAAGTACAAGATCAAGACGGCGTTCGGCACCGACATCCTGTTCTCCCAGAAGCTGGCGCAGCGTCATGGGGAACTGCTGGCCAAGCTGGTCCGTTGGTACACCCCCGCCGAAACGCTCGTCATGGCGACCGGGACAAACGCCCAACTACTGGCACTGTCCGGGAAGCGCAATCCGTACCCGGGCAAGCTCGGCGTGGTGGAGGAAGGCGCGCTCGCCGACCTCCTGCTCGTCGACGGCGATCCGATCGCCAACATCAAGCTGATTGAAGATCCGGAAAAAAACCTGCTCGTCATCATGAAGGACGGCAGGATCTACAAGAATTCGCTGGGCAAATGA
- a CDS encoding putative glycolipid-binding domain-containing protein translates to MNEPVAVFFWRKLDFPGHDACCLFTLADGYRLSGAAVFMESGRVCQLQYEVVADQAFRTRSASVAGFVGQKAVNVRIASSGDARWEVNGKSRPGLAGCQDVDLGFTPATNLLALRRLALEVGERAEAPAAYLAFPQMKVTMLPQHYKRLSRAEYLYEAPTVGYRGTLRVSPLGAIIEYPGLFQLESPTLPATGEHDDCSS, encoded by the coding sequence ATGAACGAGCCTGTTGCTGTCTTCTTCTGGCGCAAGCTGGATTTTCCGGGCCACGATGCCTGCTGCCTCTTCACGCTGGCGGACGGATACCGTCTGTCCGGCGCGGCGGTCTTCATGGAATCCGGGCGGGTTTGCCAGTTGCAGTATGAGGTGGTGGCAGATCAGGCGTTTCGCACGAGGAGTGCCTCGGTTGCGGGCTTTGTGGGCCAGAAGGCGGTCAATGTGCGCATCGCGTCAAGCGGCGACGCGCGTTGGGAGGTCAACGGGAAGAGCCGTCCCGGCCTTGCAGGGTGCCAGGACGTTGATCTCGGCTTCACGCCAGCCACGAACCTGCTGGCACTGCGTCGGCTTGCGCTTGAGGTCGGCGAGCGGGCCGAAGCGCCAGCCGCATATCTCGCCTTTCCCCAAATGAAGGTCACCATGCTTCCGCAGCACTACAAGCGGCTATCGCGCGCCGAGTACCTCTACGAGGCGCCGACCGTTGGCTATCGCGGGACATTGCGCGTGTCGCCGCTGGGTGCGATCATCGAATACCCCGGCCTCTTTCAGCTCGAGTCGCCCACCCTTCCAGCAACAGGAGAGCACGATGACTGTTCATCTTGA
- a CDS encoding IS1182 family transposase: MARFKPIHKGLKLLPVDFDRQVIPGSFEYALCHLVDHELDLSAFHARYRNDVDGASAFAPAVLIKIILLAYSRGIISSRKMEAACRENVLFIAVSGDSQPHFTTLAAFVSSMGDTVARLFAQVLLICDRQGLIGREMFAIDGVKLPANASKAKSGTRADYQRQVDKMEHAAKQLLEKHQSADNAPTDEALAKREAQKLERLQKEAQQLRDWLNKNPEDRKGSKGSIRLSNRTDNESAKMATGKGVIQGYTGVAAVDEKSQIIVDAQAHGTGSEQELLLPVIQATEALRSVETVITADAGYHSQANLKALAQLQINAYVPDNGYRKRDERYADRHVHAAKPDPLWNKAKPPKKSTCFKTADFRLAGDRSHCLCPAGKRLYSNGSNCTINGYAAMKFSGAKQDCVPCERRKECLRTPEKTATRQVSFFQGKRDIHENHVDRMKVKIDSDAGREMITRRFATVEPVFGNLRGNKRLHRFTLRGKAKVDGQWKLYCLVHNVEKLANHGYAQ, encoded by the coding sequence ATGGCGCGATTCAAACCGATCCATAAAGGCTTGAAACTGCTGCCGGTCGACTTTGACCGGCAAGTCATTCCCGGCAGTTTCGAATACGCGTTGTGCCATCTGGTCGATCATGAACTCGATCTGTCCGCCTTCCATGCCCGCTACAGGAATGATGTCGATGGCGCCTCTGCCTTCGCCCCGGCGGTGCTGATCAAGATCATCCTGCTGGCCTACAGCCGGGGCATCATCAGCAGCCGCAAGATGGAAGCGGCGTGCCGCGAGAATGTGCTGTTCATCGCCGTCTCGGGAGACAGCCAACCCCACTTCACCACACTGGCCGCCTTTGTCTCGAGCATGGGCGATACGGTTGCCCGACTGTTTGCGCAAGTTCTGCTCATTTGCGACCGTCAGGGCTTGATTGGACGCGAGATGTTCGCCATTGACGGCGTCAAGCTTCCGGCCAATGCGAGTAAAGCGAAATCAGGTACGCGCGCCGACTATCAGCGCCAGGTTGACAAGATGGAGCACGCGGCCAAACAGCTGCTGGAGAAGCACCAGAGCGCCGACAACGCCCCCACCGACGAGGCATTGGCAAAGCGCGAAGCGCAGAAACTGGAACGCCTGCAAAAGGAAGCGCAGCAGCTGCGCGACTGGCTCAACAAGAACCCGGAAGATCGCAAGGGAAGCAAAGGCAGCATTCGCCTATCCAATCGCACCGACAATGAATCGGCCAAGATGGCCACCGGCAAAGGCGTGATTCAAGGCTATACCGGTGTGGCCGCAGTCGATGAGAAATCCCAAATCATCGTCGATGCGCAGGCGCACGGCACTGGCTCGGAACAAGAACTGCTGCTGCCGGTGATTCAGGCCACAGAGGCACTACGCAGCGTCGAGACGGTGATCACCGCCGATGCCGGCTATCATTCGCAAGCCAATCTGAAGGCACTGGCCCAACTGCAGATCAATGCCTATGTGCCAGACAATGGTTATCGCAAGCGGGATGAGCGGTATGCGGACCGGCATGTCCATGCTGCCAAGCCTGACCCGCTGTGGAACAAAGCCAAACCACCAAAGAAATCCACATGCTTCAAGACGGCGGATTTCCGGCTGGCAGGGGATCGCTCCCACTGTCTTTGTCCGGCAGGCAAGCGGCTCTACAGCAACGGATCGAATTGCACCATCAATGGCTATGCGGCGATGAAGTTCAGTGGCGCCAAACAGGATTGCGTGCCGTGCGAACGGCGCAAGGAATGCTTGCGCACACCCGAGAAGACGGCAACCCGGCAGGTCTCCTTCTTCCAGGGGAAACGAGACATCCACGAAAATCATGTTGACCGGATGAAGGTGAAAATCGATTCGGATGCGGGTCGGGAAATGATCACGCGCCGCTTTGCGACGGTGGAGCCGGTGTTTGGCAACCTGCGCGGCAACAAGCGGCTGCACCGCTTTACGCTACGGGGAAAAGCCAAGGTGGACGGACAGTGGAAACTGTACTGCCTGGTACATAATGTTGAAAAACTGGCGAACCACGGTTATGCGCAATAA
- a CDS encoding DUF1801 domain-containing protein yields MKMILTPAKSPNEYMACLDGWQRSYVEALRHAVIISAPDLQEALKWGHLVYFMNGPVLLIRAEPSRVLFGFWKGQRLRHIEPRLKPGGKYEMATLELREDTPLEQATVVRLVREASNFNRPAGYAGVERPTSQSAD; encoded by the coding sequence ATGAAGATGATTCTGACGCCAGCCAAGTCCCCGAATGAATACATGGCTTGCCTCGACGGTTGGCAGCGCAGCTATGTGGAAGCACTGCGTCATGCGGTCATCATCTCGGCGCCGGATCTTCAGGAAGCACTAAAGTGGGGACATCTCGTGTACTTCATGAATGGGCCGGTACTTCTCATCCGCGCAGAGCCGAGCCGTGTGCTGTTTGGGTTCTGGAAAGGCCAGCGCCTGCGCCACATCGAACCTCGCCTGAAACCAGGCGGCAAGTATGAGATGGCAACGCTGGAGCTGAGGGAGGATACGCCGCTCGAGCAGGCGACGGTTGTTCGTCTGGTTCGCGAAGCATCAAACTTCAATCGCCCGGCAGGGTATGCCGGTGTCGAACGCCCAACGTCCCAAAGTGCGGATTGA